The Candidatus Bathyarchaeota archaeon genomic interval ATTGGAAAAGGGGGCGGTCCATATACAAAAAGTTGGTAAACCTTACCATCAGCATCAGGATAAATGGGATCCCACGGCGCGTCGGTTGTTTTGATAGTGTAGTTGACTGTGTAATGTGGCAGTATATACTGGAAGTTTTCTTCAATATCCGTATCCCGTGGATATCCGAGAATGTGTTGTGCGGATGCACTTGGCATAAGCAAAGAAGAGCAAACCGCCATCAAGAATACAACAACGCAGGGGAGTAAATTCTTCTTTAACTTAGCCATAGCTATTCTACCAATATCCAAAAGCTTAGTTGCATGTTAAAAGCATATTCGTAAAAAAGTTTTGACCAAAATAAGTCAAGATTTCTTGACTAACCGACAAATGTGAATCGATTTACTTGTCCAGCAGTGTTTGTAGTAGTCTTATGGCTGCCCATGCTGCAAGAGCGCTGGTGTGAGGGTTGTCAGGGTGCGGGTCGTTAGCAAATCGCATGTTCATTTCGCCGAAGCGCCATTTCACATAGATTTCGTGGGTGTTGCGTGTGACTTTGGGGTCGGCTACGACTTTAACTTTTACTTGGACGGGTTTAACTGTTAATGCGAGGGTGGCTGCGACGTTCATTTCTTTTGGGAATTGGCGTGCGGCTTCTTTTGCGTATCCCTCATAGATTGTGGCTTCTTCGGTGAGGGTTTTGCCTAGTGCTTTGGGGTTTTTGCGTGTGGTCAGCGTGATTTCGTCGATGCCTGCGTTGGCTGCCGCCGCGATGGCGTCTAAGCCTCCGATTGCGCCTGCGGGGAAATGCACGTTGGGGCTGTCAACATTTAGCGCCAGCAACGCGCCTGTGCTCATGATGATTATTTGGGCGTTGGATGCAACTAGTTTATCGTAGTAATCACGTACCGCCTGCTGCCCCGCTGCTTCCACAACT includes:
- the nadX gene encoding aspartate dehydrogenase — protein: MVKVGLIGCGAIGTVLAQAIERKLVVCDELVVFDTDAARAQKLKRELQFRVKIASSVDELLAAKPKVVVEAAGQQAVRDYYDKLVASNAQIIIMSTGALLALNVDSPNVHFPAGAIGGLDAIAAAANAGIDEITLTTRKNPKALGKTLTEEATIYEGYAKEAARQFPKEMNVAATLALTVKPVQVKVKVVADPKVTRNTHEIYVKWRFGEMNMRFANDPHPDNPHTSALAAWAAIRLLQTLLDK